One window of Vitis riparia cultivar Riparia Gloire de Montpellier isolate 1030 chromosome 5, EGFV_Vit.rip_1.0, whole genome shotgun sequence genomic DNA carries:
- the LOC117915291 gene encoding uncharacterized protein LOC117915291: protein MQLDKSDFKTAVLRPQIFQSVKDRIQACKRLVLQVNPEIPPLKVKGDRSKSVFSEACRLAKSLQSLETEEEWNCEKKWEMMSHVWVEMLCYAACHCPRNEHAKELTQGGELLTHVWLLMAHCGITEHEYQGLVVN, encoded by the coding sequence ATGCAATTGGATAAATCCGATTTCAAGACAGCTGTGCTGAGGCCACAGATTTTTCAGAGTGTAAAAGATAGAATCCAAGCTTGTAAAAGGTTAGTCCTTCAAGTGAACCCTGAAATTCCACCATTGAAAGTGAAAGGAGATAGAAGCAAGTCAGTGTTTTCCGAAGCCTGTAGGCTAGCCAAGTCATTGCAATCCCTGGAGACAGAAGAGGAATGGAACTGTGAAAAGAAATGGGAGATGATGAGTCATGTGTGGGTAGAGATGCTATGTTATGCTGCATGTCACTGTCCACGGAATGAACATGCCAAGGAGCTTACGCAAGGTGGAGAGCTGCTCACTCATGTCTGGCTTCTCATGGCTCATTGTGGTATTACTGAACATGAATACCAGGGGCTGGTTGTGAATTAG
- the LOC117915292 gene encoding uncharacterized protein LOC117915292, producing the protein MAEYDGVSYAPFMAKCDSKKAQGYLVSCQPESETSEVVYIPSPDPIPEPSPNPRNKSNPVATPSEKANEFFPKFKCLFTDLVLEPTDLEQSKFFFQNISWTEAFEVIEIELGFMYDIFYTKPMVAYDEWGLIRRFICLFSAISTIMGFLMIDKHEYLTIDVIITWLLLVGAIVQEIYSIILLCSSDWTMSWLSKQEKTEVTLICEAISGCRLPFLFPANKRWSDSMAQYNLVSYSLKKLPITFSEVWEFFGISQMLEEFSEVWNFFCICPKLDECSSKNSNVVPKYLKILIFEQLMEKSTIALDIEVAKQLCARRGDWTLEKMNCFSRLGWSTGGEFDQSILLWHLATDLCYYTDLNKKSSPAENSNRKASKLLSDYMVYLLVKNPVMLPDGIGQIRFQDSCAEATEIFQCVKDRIQACKKLLLQENTEIPQLKVKGDRSKSVLSEACRLAKSLQSLETEEEWNCEKKWELMSHVWVEMLCYAACHCPRNHHAKKLRLGGELLTHVWLLMAHFGITEHVCQD; encoded by the coding sequence ATGGCAGAATATGATGGGGTCAGTTATGCCCCATTCATGGCAAAGTGTGATTCCAAGAAGGCTCAGGGATATTTGGTTTCATGCCAGCCAGAAAGTGAAACATCTGAGGTGGTGTATATACCCTCGCCAGACCCCATCCCAGAACCTTCGCCAAACCCCAGAAACAAAAGCAATCCAGTTGCAACCCCTTCGGAAAAGGCTAATGAATTCTTCCCCAAGTTCAAGTGTTTATTTACAGATCTCGTCCTTGAGCCGACAGATCTTGAACAAAGCAAGTTCTTCTTCCAGAATATATCTTGGACAGAAGCTTTCGAAGTGATTGAGATTGAGCTTGGATTCATGTATGACATCTTCTATACCAAGCCAATGGTAGCTTATGATGAATGGGGTTTGATACGCCGTTTCATCTGTCTATTTTCAGCAATCTCAACAATCATGGGCTTCTTGATGATTGACAAGCACGAGTACTTGACCATTGACGTTATTATAACATGGTTGTTGCTGGTTGGAGCAATTGTTCAGGAAATCTATTCTATTATTCTACTGTGTTCCTCTGACTGGACTATGAGTTGGTTGagcaaacaagaaaaaacaGAAGTGACTCTCATCTGTGAAGCCATTTCTGGTTGCCGACTACCTTTTCTATTCCCTGCAAACAAGAGATGGTCTGATTCCATGGCACAGTACAATCTAGTAAGTTACAGCCTCAAAAAATTGCCTATCACGTTCAGTGAGGTCTGGGAGTTCTTTGGCATTTCTCAGATGTTGGAGGAGTTCAGTGAGGTCTGGAATTTCTTCTGCATTTGTCCCAAGTTGGATGAGTGTTCTTCTAAGAATTCAAATGTCGTCcccaaatatttgaaaattttgatctttGAACAGCTTATGGAGAAATCCACAATTGCCTTAGACATTGAGGTAGCCAAGCAATTATGTGCTCGCAGAGGAGATTGGACACTTGAAAAGATGAACTGTTTCTCTAGATTAGGTTGGAGCACTGGGGGAGAATTCGACCAGAGCATTCTCCTCTGGCACCTAGCAACTGATCTCTGCTACTATACTGATCTAAACAAAAAATCAAGCCCTGCCGAGAACTCAAACCGTAAAGCAAGCAAGCTGCTATCAGATTATATGGTGTATCTTCTGGTCAAGAACCCTGTTATGCTGCCTGATGGAATTGGACAAATACGATTTCAAGACAGCTGTGCTGAGGCCACGGAGATTTTTCAGTGTGTAAAAGATAGAATCCAAGCTTGTAAAAAGTTACTTCTTCAAGAGAACACTGAAATTCCACAATTGAAAGTGAAAGGAGACAGAAGCAAGTCAGTGTTATCCGAAGCCTGTAGGCTGGCCAAGTCTTTGCAATCCCTGGAGACAGAAGAGGAATGGAACTGTGAAAAGAAATGGGAGTTGATGAGTCATGTGTGGGTAGAGATGCTATGCTATGCTGCATGTCACTGTCCACGGAATCACCATGCCAAGAAGCTAAGGCTAGGTGGAGAGCTGCTCACTCATGTCTGGCTTCTCATGGCTCATTTTGGTATTACTGAACATGTATGCCAGGATTAG